The DNA window AGTCGACGATGGTCTGCGGCAGGAGGCCCTGTGACAAGGCCTCGACCTCGACCTCGAGGGAGCGTTTCTCGCCGAGCACGGTCTCGATGCGGCCGAGGCGCGCGCGGCGCAAGAGCCGCGACAACCGCCGGTCGAGCCGCACCAAGGCATCTTTTGCCAGCGCAATTTGCTGGGTCTCGACCTTCGCGCGCGTCTTCGAGGCGTCCGCGTAGAGCTGCGTCGCGCGCTCGCGGTCCTTCTGGATCACTCCCATCAAGTCCACATCGGTCGTGGCCTTCATGACCGCGGCCGACGCCGGCGAGACGGCGGAGCGCCCGGCCCGCGCCCGGAGCTCGAGTGCCTCGAGCTGTTTCTTCAGCTCGTCGAGCCCGGCTTTGTTCGAGCTGGTGCGCTCGGCCTCCCGCATCAAGCGTCGGACCTCGGCGATCTGCGCCTCGATTCGCTCGATCTTGTCCGGAATCGAGTCACCGATGGGGCCGGCTGCCTGCGGGCGCACCCCTTTTGGTGTCGCGAGCTTGCGCGCCGCTTCGTCCAGATCGTTCATCGCACCGCGCAGACCCGAGAGCTGAATGTCGAGCTGGCCGAGCCGGCGCGACGCAGTGCCGTAGCCGCTGTCGATGCGCATCAGTGCGCCGAGCGTGCGCGCCACCGCCGCGTCGATCCCCAGGTTTGCCGTGGCCGGATCCGAGCCCTCGCGCACGGTCTCGACCAGGCGTTTGACCGCGGTGTCTTCCTTCGAGACCCGACGCGCCGCATCGCGAACTGGGTCGTAGCGCTTCAAGAACTCGCGCAGCTTGGCGTCGGCACGGAAGAACTTGCACGTCGCAAGATCGATGTACGCATCGAGGATCCAGGCCTCGTCCTCGTACGGGTGGTTCAGCTTCATCGCCCGAAGCTCGCTCATCACCTCACGTGCGCCCTCGTAGTCCTTGGCTTCGTAGCGCGTCGTCGAGGCCTCGTAGAGCGCCTCCGGCAGGCGATCGGAGTCCTTCGGCACCAGGTAGTAGTAGTAACGCGCGTCGTCGAAGCGGTACTGCTCGTGGGCAACCCGACCCAGGCCCAGCCGCGCGAGATCGCGCACTCGAAAGAAGTCGCTACCGCCGAAGAGCGGGGCTTTCTTGGGCGTGCGTTTGGGGTCGGCGACCTTGCAGAAGAGGTTCTCGCCCTTCTTCAGCTGTCCGCGCTCGACCTCGATCACCCCCGAGAGGTAGGTCGCCTGAGCCCAGAAGCGGGACTTCGGCGAGACCTGCGCGTACGCAGCCAGAGCGCCAGTCCTGTCCTTCTTGCGCTCGAGCGCGCGCCCCTTCAGGTACGCAATGTCGCCGCGCAGCTCTTCGGGAGCGGACGTCGGCACCTGCGACAGATCTTTCAGGAACACGTCGAGCTGCTCACTCTCGAGCCCGATCTCGACCATGCTGCGCGCGGCGCGACGGTAGTTGGTCTCCTTCGCGTCGCCGGTGAGCAGGCGCAGGAGATAACCCCGCGCGAGCTCGTACGCACCCGCACGACCGAGCGCGTCGCCGAGCAAGAACACCGCCGCGCGCCCCTCGGCGCTGGTGGCGAATGGGAGAAAGCGTGGCTGCTCGACCAGGTACACCAGGTCGCCGATGGCCTCGTCCCGGCGGCCGTTGACGAGCTTCTCTTCGATGGGCCCGAGCTCGTCCCGAAGACGTTGCGTGCTGAGCGGCGCGGTGGCCGCGAGCTGCCGCTTCGCGAGCGCCTTCTGGTACGCCTGCATGCCCTCGGAGCGGGTGTCGGGTTTGCCTACGCTCGGTGGCAGCTCTGCCGCAGCATCGCCGCCCTCTGCCGCTGCGCCCGCTTCGCCTTCGGCCGGCTTCGCAGCCGTCTCGCCAGACGCGTCGGCCTTGGACTCCCCGTCCTTCTTGGCGTCTTCCTTCTTGGTGTCTTCCGGCTTGGACTCGTCCTTCTTCGCGTCGTCCTTCTTGCCGCCGGTCTTCTTTGCGCCAGCCTTTTTGGGCTCGGGCGTGGCGGGCTCGTCTCCATAAGGGTTATCCCCTGCCGGTTTCGCGGGTTTTCCCTTGGTTTGTGCGCCTGCCGGAGCCGCAAGGGCGGAGGACAGGACAAGACACGAAACCCAGGCCAGGCGCCGAAACATCAATCCGCCACCTTCGCGCGCAGCTTGACGTTGAGCTCGTACGTGCCGTCCTGATCGTCCGGGAAGTCCACGGCCATGTCGGAGTCGTCCTCGAGCTCGACCTGAACCTGCACCGTCTTGCTCTCTGGAACCACGATACTCATCTTCGTGCTCTGCCAGGTCTTGTACTCGCGGCCACGGGCGTCCACCCGCTCGATCTCGACCCCGAGCACGTGATGCCCGGGCGCAACGGCGTGCTCGTAGACGGGCTTCTCGTCGTCGGCACTGAAGCGATCGCCGGCGACGTACACCACGCCGTCGTCGAGCGTCACGACGAACTTGCTGATGCGCGCGTTGTCTCCGTCGGTCTCCACCAGGACCTTGAGCTTGCTCTTGAAGAGCGTCGTCGTGAGCGCGGCCACGCGGCTGCGAAGCGCCGCGATGTCGCCGAGAAGTCGGTCGTACTCCGCCGGCGCCGGCTGAGTTCCGCCATCGGGAAACTCGTTGGCGCGCGGAGTGAGCGGTGAGGGTTTGGTCTTTTCGTCAGGGCCTTCCGCCCGCTTTGGCGGCGGCTCACCCAGATCGGCTGCGCTCGCGCCAGGCGGAACGGCGGGCTGGTCCTCGGGTTTGTCCTTGGGCTCCTTCTTGTCTTTGTCGTCCTTGTCGGCCGCCTTCTTGTCCGGCTCTTTCGGCGGCGCAGCGCCCTTCTTGGGCTGCGCGAGCGCGACGAGCGCAAAGAGCACGATGAACGAAGCGACCGAAACGAGCAGGGCTTTCTGGCGCATGAGCGGGTTCCGAGGTTATCACGCGGGCGGGGCCCCCGCGCCGGCCGAAAAGCGCAGTGATCCAAGGGCTTTGTGGCAGACACCGGGCGGGGCCCGGGTCGGGTCCCGTCCACTCGGGCGGACACGGCCGCGACGTCCGCCGGAGATTTGCCCGCCGTCCGCGAGTCGCGACACACGGGCACGTGCCCGTGTGTCAGCCCGTGCCAACCAGCGAGCGAGCCCCCGAGTTGTTCGAAGCTTTTCGTCTGGTATGCTGATTGCTGGGAGCTGATCGGGGAACCATGAAACATCGATTGATGCGGAGCTGTGTCGTGGTGCTGGCTAGCGCCTTGGGCTTGGTGGGTTGTGGCGGCGATGACGGCGGCGAGACGCAGAAGAAGGACGTCACTCTGCCCGAGCCCGGCGGCACCGGCTGGCAGTGGACCACTGGGCCCTTCGACGTCGCGTCCGGCGAGGAGCTGCAAGACTGCTATTTCTTCGAGGTGCCGGGCGACAAACCGGTCTTCGTGAATCGCATCACGCTGGCTCAGAACCAGGGCACGCACCACATGAACGTGTTCCGGGTGAAGAGCAAGAAACCACTCGACGGCAACTCGGGCGATGTGGTCAAGGGCGGCGAGTGCTGGAACAGCGGCAACTGGTCCGACTGGCCCTTGGTCACCAACTCGCAGTCGGGCGGCGAGACGGAAGACTGGAATCTCCCCGATGGCGTCGCGCTCAAATTCGAGCCGGGCGAGAAGATCATGCTGCAGAGCCACTACGTGAACGCCAACACCCAGAAGACCCCGACTCGCGGCAAGGTCGTCGTGAATTTCTACGGCGCCGAAGAGGCGAACGTGGAGCACGAAATGGGGACGTCCTTCGCCACCAACCAGAACATCCGCGTTTGCCCCGGCGACAAGGACAAGACCTTCGAGGCCACCTGCAAGATCGCGCCGGACGGGCCAGTGACCGTCAACGCGGCCAACGGGCACTTCCATAGTCGCGGTCAGAAGTTCACCATCAATGCCTGGGATCCCACCAATGGCAAGGGGACTCAGTTCTACGAGAGCAACGTCTGGGACGATCCGCCGTTCACCAAGGACATGGCCGTGCCCATCGTGCAGGGCGGTGGCATCAGCTGGACGTGTGACTTCTCGGCTCTGGCCAACGAGTGCGGGGATCCCAACGACGACTGCTGTTTCACCTTCGGGGGCTTCGTTGAGTACCAGGAGCACTGCAACTCTTTCGTCTACTACTGGCCGAAGGGCGCCACCGACAAGAACTGCTTCTGATGAGGTCCGCGCTCGCCATCGTCGTGTTCACGGCGGCGGGCGTGCTCGGGTGCAGTAACGAGAGCCCTTCGCCCGGGACCGGCGGGTCAGGCGGCAGCGCGGGGGGCGCACCGCTGACCGTGGAGCCATACCTCTACATTGCCGAGGGCAGCGGCTCGTTGCTCCTGCACGAGGGGGATCCGATCGAACTGTGGGGCGCGCCGCAGGGCGGGCACTGGTCCCGCATCGGCGCGCGGGTCGGCGGCTTCGGGACCGACACCGCAAAGCTCGTCGTCCGTGCGCGGGACCCGGACACCCAGACGGTCATCGTCGAGGCAACGCGCACCGCGCCGATGGTGCCGGTGGAAGGCGCACCCGGCCTGATGCAGCCAGACCCGACCAACATGTACAACATGGCTCACGTGCCCCTCTGCCCCGCGGACGACGGGCGCGGGATCGACGGCGCGAAGCTGCTGCTCGAGGTGCAGGTCATCGAGCTCTATGGCGACTTCTCCGAAGGCACGACCAGTCTCGGCGTCGTCCCCCGCTGCCCATCGGAAGCGGGCCCTGCGAGGGACTACTGCACGTGCGAGTGCGGGCCAGACTACGTGCCCGGCAAGTGCGCCAGCCCGACCAACGGCTGAGCCAATGTGCCAGGCTGTGCCGTGCCCAACGGGTGCAACTGACGGAAATCACTAGCCGCTGGCCTGGCACTGTCGTTGCAGTATGTTCGCTCACGGGCTCCACATCAGAGGGAGGGCCCGAGAAGGACATCGACCCATGCGCCGTAGCCACCTCGCCATCGCCGGGACAGCCCTGGCCCTGATGATCGCAGCCAAGAGTCAGCCCGCCCAGGCCTGCGGTGGAACGTTCTGTGACTCCGGTCCCTCGGCGATGCCCGTCGATCAATCCGGAGAGAACGTGCTCTTCGTGATGGACGGCAAGACCGTCGAAGCGCACGTGCAGATCCAGTACGAAGGAGCTGCGGAACGCTTCGCGTGGATCGTGCCGATGCCAAAGGTGCCGGACGTGCAGGTCGGCTCCGCCTTGCTGTTCAATGCGCTGCTCCAGGGCACGGTGCCGAGCTACGGCTTCACCCAGCAGACCGATGTCTGCGAGGATCTGTCGGGCAACAAGGACTCGGCCGGAAACTTCGGCGCGGGCGGCGCGAGCGCGGGCGGAAGCGGCGGCGCGGCCGGGGGCGGCGGCGGAGGACCCCAGGTCGTGTACGAGAAGACCGTGGGCGCCTTCGAGGTCGTGGTGCTTCAGGGCGGCACGGCGGACGAGGTCAGCAAGTGGCTCAGCGACAACAGCTACCAGAACGCGCCGAATTCCGCCCCGATTCTCAAGGACTACGTGGACAAGAACTACGTCTTCGTGGCCATCAAGCTGACGGCGGGCGCCAACAGCAACGAGATCCACCCGCTGGTGTTCCGCTACGAGGGCACCGAGCCCTGCGTGCCACTGAAGTTGACCGCGGTGGCGGCGACCGAGGACATGGGCGTGCGCACCTTCTTCCTGGGCGACGACCGCGTCGTGCCGACGAACTACAAGCACGTCACCATCAACCCGGCGCGGCTCGACTGGTCGACCATGGGGCAGAACTACAAACAGGCGGTGTCCCGCGCCGTCGATAGCCCGGTGGCGAACGGCAAGGCCTTCGTGACCGAGTACGCAGGGCAGAGCAACGTGGTGAGCCAGTTCTCCTTCTACAACCCGGGCTGGAATTCGACGGTATTCGAGACCATCGACCCGACGTCCGTGATCGACGCGCTCGGCAACATGGGGCTCGCCTACTGCTATGGCGGCGGCTACAACCCGGAGAACGACTGTCAGTACAGTCACCCGCTGGTCAAACCGCTGCTGTCCCAGTACCTGCCGGTGCCGGCGGGTCTCTCCCCGGCCGAGTTCTACGGCTCCCTCAAGCTGTACGCGGACAAGATCGACGTCACCAAGTGGAACGCCACGGAGTTCGCGGCGGACTTCAAGCTCCGCATCCAGGACCCGGCGAAACACGCCGCGGACATCACCTCGAAGTGGCCCTACCTGACGCGCCTCTTCACCACCATCTCACCCTCGGAAATGAACGAGGATCCGGAGTTCCACTCGCAGCCCGGGCTCGATCCGGTGCAGCCCGGGGCGATCGGACTGCGCCACACCAACTGCTGCGGCACGACGACGATGGAGCTCGCCGACGACGTCAACGTCGCCCTCGACAAGCAGACCGGAACCTGGCCGCTGTGGGACAGCAACATGCCGTGGGCCGATCAGATCGAGGAGTTTCCGCTGAACGGTGACAAGATCACCCTCGTCGACAACAAGCACAAGATCGCCGAGCAGCTCAGCTCTTGGAACGCCAAGAACAAGGGCACCTGCGAGACCGGCGCCACCAAGGGCGGCGTGAAGGACACCGGCGACGTGCTCGAGACGGCGGGCGCCGTGCCCAGCTGTGCCGTGGGCGGACAGAGCCCACTCACCGCTTCCCTGTTTGCACTGGCTGCGGGTAGCCTGGGACTGTTGCGCCGGCGCCGCCGCCGCAGCTGAGCACGGGGGGGAACCATGAGAGCGACGTCTCGACGATTGTTGGCGTGTCTAACTGCCGTAGCAGCGCTGGGGCCCCGGGCAGCAGACGCCTGCGGAGGGACGTTCTGCGACAGCGGGCCGCAGGCGATGCCGGTGGATCAATCGGGCGAGAACATCCTGTTCGCGCTGGATGGCACCAGCGTCGAGGCGCACGTGCAGATCCAGTACCAGGGCTCGGCCGACCGCTTTGCGTGGGTCGTGCCGATGCCCGAGGTGCCGGACGTGACCGTGGGCTCGCAGCCGCTGTTCACGCGCCTCTTGCAGGGCACGGTCCCGACCTATGGCTTCCAGTCGCAGTTCGACAGCTGCGGACCGAACGGCGCCGGCGGCGGTCTCGGTTTCGGCGGTCAGACCTCCTCCGGCGGCAGTGGCGGCGCAGCCGGTGCCGGCGGCGGCGGGCCGCAGGTCGTGTTCGAAAAGACCGTGGGCGCCTTCGAGGTCGTGGTGCTCAAGGGCGGCACCGCGGTCGAGGTCGTCAGCTGGCTCAACACGAACAACTACCAGACCATCCCCGGCGCCACGCCGGTGCTCCAGGAGTACGCCGACAAGAAGTACGTCTTCGTTGCGGTCAAGCTCACCGCGGGCGCCGGCCTCGACGAGATCCATCCCCTCGTCTTCAAGTATCCGGGCAACGAACCGTGTGTGCCGCTCAAGCTGACGCGGGTCGCTGCAACCGAGGACATGGGAGTGCGGGCGTTCTTCCTGGGTGATGATCGCGTCGTTCCGGCAAACTACAAACACGTCACGCTGAATCCGGCGCGGCTGAACTGGCCCGGATTCGTCGACAACTACACCCAGGCGGTGAGCCACGCCGCCGACAGCGCGATCGCAAATGGCAAGGCGTTCGTCACCGAGTACGCGGGGGCCAGCAACATCATCCAGACCTTTGGGGTGTGGAGCGCGACCTGGAACCAGCTCCCGTTTCAGACCATTTTACCTGAAAAAGTGGTCGACGAGCTCAACAAACAGGGGCTCGCGTACTGCTCGACGGGCAATGCCTGTATCTACCAGCACCCCCTCGTCTCGAGCCTGTTGCATCAGTATCTGCCGGTGCCGACGGGCGTGAAGGAGGACGACTTCTACACTTGCTTGAGCTGTTACCAGGCGCAGATCGACACCACCAAGTGGAACGCGGCCGAGTTCGCCGCGGCCTTCAAGCTGCGCATCATCGACCCGGCCGTGCACGCGAAGGCGCTGCTCGCGAAGTGGCCGTACCTGACCCGGCTGTTCACCACGATCTCGCCGTCCGAGATGACCGAGGATCCGATCTTCCGTCCTGCTCCCGGTGAGCCTCCGGTTGCGCCGATTCAGACCGCCGTGCAACGCATCACGTGCAGTGGACAGCGCGGCATGATCTTGCCCGACTCGCGCGAGGTCGCCCTCGACGGCCTGGCGTGGCCACCCTGGGACAGCCTGATGCCCTGGGTCGAAGAGATCGAGGAGTACCCGGTCGGCGGGACGAAGATCACGTTGGTGGACAACACCAAGAAGATCGATGCCCTGCTGACGGAGTGGAACCAGAAACAGGGTTGGCCGCCGAGCGACGGCTCGGGCGGCAGCGGAGCCAATGGCTCGGGTGGCTCGAGCGGGTCGAGCGGGTCGAGCGGCTCGGGTGGCTCGGGCGGAAGCTCCGGCTCGGCAAAGATGGAGCCTGCCGGTGGCGGGGGCTGCGGCGTGACAACGAGCTCTCCGCTGACCGGTGCGGTCGTGATCGGTGGCATCGGGCTGCTCGGGCTGCTGCGCCGGCGCCGCCGCGGATGAGCGCGGGCTGAACGCGGTGCCACGGCGGCTCGCCGAGCCACGCACGGCCGATGCGGATGGGTGCGTGCCGTCCGAGCTCGGAAGCTACCGCCAGGTCGCAATGTACCGGGCGCCAGTCGGAGTGGTGCCGACGTCGACGCGCACGTCATTTCGCCCCGCGACGCGCAACACCGTCGCGATGCCGATGCGCGTGGCCCGGATCGGCCAGGCCGGCGCCCCGGGCCAGTCCAGCAAGCTGATCTCACCGCGCCCGGGCTCGGGGATCGCGGCGACCAGCCGTCCGCGGTTGTAGGAGCGGGCGAACACACTCGGCGTGCGGGAAACCAGCGCCCGGTCGCTGGTCAGCCGGAGGAGCAATCGCCAGACCGTACGCAGCGTCCGCTCGATGCTGATGTTCGCGACGCGCTCGTGGAAGGTTGCCACGTCACTGCCGATCTCCCCGGCGATCTCGGTGAACGCCGCCTCCATCACGTCGATGGGCATCCACTCGATGGCCGTCGCCGTGGAGTACCGGGTCCGCGCTTCCTCGGAGAGCCGCGCGAGCGCGCGCTCGATCACCGCCTGATCGCCGACCAACTCCGCCGCGACATCCCTGAGGCCGCAGGCGAGCGCGCCGGAAACGCTGGGCACCTGAGCATTCACCACGCGGAGAGCATACCGCACCGCGCCGGACGCACGCCGTGCGTTCTCCGCATTCGTCAGAGGGTCGGGGTGCCTTCGAATCGGGCACCCAGCTCCCGGCACAATTCTTCGAGGTGCTCTTGGTCGACCTCGGTGAAGGCCGCGGGGTCATCCGAGTCCACGTCGAGCACACCCAGCATGCGGCCGTTCGGCGTGATGATCGGCACGACGAGCTCCGAGCGCGTCGTGGTCGAGCAGGCGATGTGATCGTGAAAAGCACACACGTCGGGGACCAGCTGACTGCTGCGCGTTCGCACCGCCGCGCCGCAGACGCCTCGGTCGATGCTGATGCGGAGACAGCCGTGCCCGCCTTGATAGGGACCAATCACCAACAGGTCGGGGCGAACCAGGCGGTACACCCCCGTCCAGGCGAAGTACGCGAAGGCCCCATGCAGCTCGGCGACGGTCGTGGCCATCGCCGCGACCCAGTCGTCCTCGCCCTCGAGCAGCGAGAGCACCGTCAGGAACACCTCCCGGTAGCGCCCCTCACGCTCAGCGGGGGTTGCCGCCAACGCGAGCGGCTCGCGCTTGCCGCTCATGCCTTGAGCTGCGCGGCAACGGCCGCCGCCGCCTTGGCCGCGGCCTCTGGGTCACCGAGGTAGCGGCTCTTGATCGGCTTCAAGTCGTCGTCGAGCTCGTAGACCAGCGGGATCCCAGTCGGAATGTTCAGCTCCACGATGTCGGTCTCGCTGATGCCATCGAGGTGTTTGACCAGCGCCCGAAGACTGTTGCCATGCGCCGCGATGATCACCCGCTCACCTCGCCGGAGCGCCGGCGCAATTTCGGACTCCCAGTACGGCAGAAATCGCTCGACGGTGTCCTTCAGACACTCCGTGGCGGGGATCTCCTCTTTGCGTAGCCCGGCGTAGCGCGGATCCTTGCCCGGAAACCCAGGGTTGTCGGCCTCCATCGCCGGCGGAGGAACGTCGTAACTCCGCCGCCAGATCTTCACCTGGGCCTCACCGTGTTTCTGCACGGTCTCGAGCTTGTTGAGCCCCTGGAGCCCGCCATACATGCGCTCGTTGAGGCGCCAGGTCTTGTGCACGGGGATGTACATCTGATCGAGGCCTTCGAGCGTGAGCCACAGGGTCTTGATCGCCCGCTTGAGGTACGAGGTGTACGCCCGATCGAAGACGAGCCCTTGTGCGCGCAGCAACTTGCCGGCGTTTTCGGCCTCGAGGACCCCCTCGGGGCTGAGCGGCACGTCCACCCAACCGGTGAAGCGATTCTCTTTGTTCCACTGGCTCTGCCCGTGTCGCAAAAGGACGAGACTCTTCATCACCACTCCTCTCAGGCCCCTGCGGAGAGCCCAGACGCTCGCGTTCAACTGCTGAAGGGAAGAAACACGCTGAGCCCGCCCATCAGCGAGACGTCATTGACGATCTTCTCGACACCGAACGGCGCGCGGTGGTTACGGACGTGATCCCGCGCGTCGAGCCGGAACGCCAGCCACTGGGCGAGATAGAACTTGAGCCCGAAGCCGCCGGAGCCCGTCAGGCCGAGGCCGCCGGTCTCACTCGTATCGGTCGCACCGCCGCCGAGCGACAAGTAGAAGTCGAAGCGGTGAATGGCGCCGCCGAACCAGCGCACCTTGCCGTAGGCCATGGACCAGATCAGGTGACCCAGGAAGAGCTGCACGTCTTCCTCGGGTGACTCCTGAAACTGCACGAGCCCCTGCTGGCGATCGATGATGGCCTGAAGCAACCCGTACTTCTGTCGCGTGCGGAAGTACGAGGCCTCGAGCCCGAGGTCCTCGGAGAAGTGGAAGGTGTACGCGCCGCCGTACACCGGCGCGCCGTCCGCGAGGTCGGCTGCGTACCAGCCACCCATCGGAGAGAGCTCGTGGCGGAGCGCCTTCTTGAACAGCCGGGGAACCACGCCACGGTAGGCCCGCTTGCCGATGAGCTGCTCCTTGAGGGCCTCGTCGACGCACTGCGCCTCCGCCCGCGACGGGACGAGCACCACGAGCAGGCTGGCCGAAAGGGCCATTATCAGCAGAAGTCGGGGGGCCAAGCCGAGACACCGATATCATAGGATGGCGCTGGCGCGGCTCGTTTATGCTGGGGCGGCCCCGTTTTTGGGGGAGCCGAGCCGGCCCCCTCCGGGCCCGAGGACAGGCGATGCCGAAGAAGACCCCGGTCCAATTGGCCGTGCTGGCCGCGATCGCGCTTTCTGCGCGC is part of the Myxococcales bacterium genome and encodes:
- a CDS encoding DUF2330 domain-containing protein yields the protein MRRSHLAIAGTALALMIAAKSQPAQACGGTFCDSGPSAMPVDQSGENVLFVMDGKTVEAHVQIQYEGAAERFAWIVPMPKVPDVQVGSALLFNALLQGTVPSYGFTQQTDVCEDLSGNKDSAGNFGAGGASAGGSGGAAGGGGGGPQVVYEKTVGAFEVVVLQGGTADEVSKWLSDNSYQNAPNSAPILKDYVDKNYVFVAIKLTAGANSNEIHPLVFRYEGTEPCVPLKLTAVAATEDMGVRTFFLGDDRVVPTNYKHVTINPARLDWSTMGQNYKQAVSRAVDSPVANGKAFVTEYAGQSNVVSQFSFYNPGWNSTVFETIDPTSVIDALGNMGLAYCYGGGYNPENDCQYSHPLVKPLLSQYLPVPAGLSPAEFYGSLKLYADKIDVTKWNATEFAADFKLRIQDPAKHAADITSKWPYLTRLFTTISPSEMNEDPEFHSQPGLDPVQPGAIGLRHTNCCGTTTMELADDVNVALDKQTGTWPLWDSNMPWADQIEEFPLNGDKITLVDNKHKIAEQLSSWNAKNKGTCETGATKGGVKDTGDVLETAGAVPSCAVGGQSPLTASLFALAAGSLGLLRRRRRRS
- a CDS encoding DUF2330 domain-containing protein produces the protein MRATSRRLLACLTAVAALGPRAADACGGTFCDSGPQAMPVDQSGENILFALDGTSVEAHVQIQYQGSADRFAWVVPMPEVPDVTVGSQPLFTRLLQGTVPTYGFQSQFDSCGPNGAGGGLGFGGQTSSGGSGGAAGAGGGGPQVVFEKTVGAFEVVVLKGGTAVEVVSWLNTNNYQTIPGATPVLQEYADKKYVFVAVKLTAGAGLDEIHPLVFKYPGNEPCVPLKLTRVAATEDMGVRAFFLGDDRVVPANYKHVTLNPARLNWPGFVDNYTQAVSHAADSAIANGKAFVTEYAGASNIIQTFGVWSATWNQLPFQTILPEKVVDELNKQGLAYCSTGNACIYQHPLVSSLLHQYLPVPTGVKEDDFYTCLSCYQAQIDTTKWNAAEFAAAFKLRIIDPAVHAKALLAKWPYLTRLFTTISPSEMTEDPIFRPAPGEPPVAPIQTAVQRITCSGQRGMILPDSREVALDGLAWPPWDSLMPWVEEIEEYPVGGTKITLVDNTKKIDALLTEWNQKQGWPPSDGSGGSGANGSGGSSGSSGSSGSGGSGGSSGSAKMEPAGGGGCGVTTSSPLTGAVVIGGIGLLGLLRRRRRG
- a CDS encoding GAF domain-containing protein; translated protein: MSGKREPLALAATPAEREGRYREVFLTVLSLLEGEDDWVAAMATTVAELHGAFAYFAWTGVYRLVRPDLLVIGPYQGGHGCLRISIDRGVCGAAVRTRSSQLVPDVCAFHDHIACSTTTRSELVVPIITPNGRMLGVLDVDSDDPAAFTEVDQEHLEELCRELGARFEGTPTL
- the gpmA gene encoding 2,3-diphosphoglycerate-dependent phosphoglycerate mutase — its product is MKSLVLLRHGQSQWNKENRFTGWVDVPLSPEGVLEAENAGKLLRAQGLVFDRAYTSYLKRAIKTLWLTLEGLDQMYIPVHKTWRLNERMYGGLQGLNKLETVQKHGEAQVKIWRRSYDVPPPAMEADNPGFPGKDPRYAGLRKEEIPATECLKDTVERFLPYWESEIAPALRRGERVIIAAHGNSLRALVKHLDGISETDIVELNIPTGIPLVYELDDDLKPIKSRYLGDPEAAAKAAAAVAAQLKA
- a CDS encoding outer membrane beta-barrel domain-containing protein, whose amino-acid sequence is MALSASLLVVLVPSRAEAQCVDEALKEQLIGKRAYRGVVPRLFKKALRHELSPMGGWYAADLADGAPVYGGAYTFHFSEDLGLEASYFRTRQKYGLLQAIIDRQQGLVQFQESPEEDVQLFLGHLIWSMAYGKVRWFGGAIHRFDFYLSLGGGATDTSETGGLGLTGSGGFGLKFYLAQWLAFRLDARDHVRNHRAPFGVEKIVNDVSLMGGLSVFLPFSS